A genome region from Pseudoalteromonas tetraodonis includes the following:
- a CDS encoding response regulator, translated as MMRFSILVCDDSTVARKQVMRCLKECIDADIQQATNGKEALEQLRQRHFDLLCLDLTMPEVDGIEVLEQIKISKIESYVLVISADIQQKMQARVAQLGAIDFIHKPINKTQLSTVLHKFGIY; from the coding sequence ATGATGCGTTTTTCTATTTTAGTCTGTGATGATTCCACCGTTGCTCGCAAACAGGTAATGCGCTGTTTAAAAGAATGTATTGATGCCGATATTCAGCAAGCAACTAACGGTAAAGAGGCGTTGGAGCAATTGCGTCAAAGGCATTTCGATCTCCTGTGTCTTGATTTAACCATGCCTGAAGTTGATGGTATTGAAGTACTTGAGCAAATCAAAATTTCTAAAATAGAGTCTTATGTATTAGTGATCTCTGCTGATATCCAACAAAAAATGCAAGCACGTGTCGCGCAACTAGGCGCAATCGATTTTATTCATAAGCCAATTAATAAAACGCAACTGAGTACAGTTTTGCATAAGTTTGGCATTTATTAA